The nucleotide window GATTGTGTCGCGGCCCGTCCCACGCGCGAAGCTCGGAAGGCCCGGGGAGTCACAGACTCCAGCGGCCCGTTCTGGGATCTGTGCCCGGAAAACGAAGAAAGCCCTGGTTTCCCAGGGCTTTCGCGAGGTGGAGGTGAGGAGAGTTGAACTCCTGACCTCTTGAATGCCATTCAAGCGCTCTACCAACTGAGCTACACCCCCTCGGCTGAAATTAAAGTAGTGGTGGAATAGGCCGGTGTCAACCCTCACCGTCGCGAGTCGTTGAACTAGACGCGAACACCTCCCAACCGCACAATCATCCCAGTTCCCGACGCGGTCCGGAGGCGAGTGGTGAAGAAGCACGCGGCGAAGTGGGTCGTTCCGTTCCTGAAATACGGCGTCGGGTTCGCCCTGCTCGCGTATGTCATTTCGCGGTACTGGGAGCCGAAGACGACCGTGAAGGTCGATCCCACGACCGGGGCGGAAACCGTCCTCGTCACGCCGGGCATCGGGGAACTGATCCAGGGCACCATCGCGTTCGAGTGGCTGGCCGGTGCCGCCCTCCTCATGGTCGGGGCCGCGGCGCTGCAAATCTACCGCTGGTACCTGCTGGTCCGCGCGCTCGACCTGCCCTTCAGCGTGCGGAACGCCTACCGGCTCAGCCTCGTGGGCATCTTCTACAACACGTTCATCCCCGGCTCGGTCGGCGGCGATCTCGTGAAGGCGTACTTCATCGCGCACGCCCACCCGGAGCGCAAGTCGCGGGCCGTGGCGTCGGTCATCGCGGACCGCGCGCTCGGGCTGTTCGGGCTCATCCTGTTCGTCGCCGTGCTGGGCTCCGTCGCCTGGGCGACCGGTGACCCGCGCATCTCCCAGAACCCCGACCTCCAGAAGATCGTGAAGCTCATGGCCGCGATCGCGTCCGGGAGCGTGCTCGGGTTCCTGCTTCTGGGCTTATTGCCGCCCAGCCGCGTGGACCGGTTCGCCGGGCGCCTGAAGTGGGTTCCGAAACTCGGGACCGCGCTGGCGGAGATGTGGTACGCGGTGTGGGAGTACCGGAAGCGGTTGAAGGTGGTGGCGGTCGGGGTGCTGCTGTCGGCGGTGTCGCACTTCGGGCTGGTGTTCGCCTTCCACTGCGCGTCCCGGGTGTTCCCGCCGGCGGACCCGGCCGCGGAACTGGCCAGCGCGTCCGAGCACATGGTCATCGCGCCGATCGGGTTCATCGCGCAGGCGATCCCGATCACCCCGGGCGGGGTGGGCGTGGCCGAGGGCGTGTTCGCGTGGCTCTACAAGCTGTCCGACCGCCCCGAGACGCGGGGCATCATCGCCCGGCTCTCGCTCCGGCTCGTGGAATGGCTCATCGCGCTCACCGGCTACCTCGTGTTCCTGCGGATGCGGGCCGAGGTGCGCGAGATCCAGCACGACATTGAGGTCGAAGGGGAGTCCGGCGGGGCCGAAGCCGCGAACCCCAAGTCCTGAAACCGAATCCAGTTGTTTCAAGTTCGCGCGGCCCTGGTAATCGGCCGTGAGATCGGAATACGGCCTCACCCCGCGCCGTTGGTCCCGTTCCGGAGCCAGCGGGCGGGCAGGCCGCCGGTGCGGAACACGTCCGTCAGCATCTGGCGGGCGGTGTCGTCGCGCACCGTCGCCTCCATCGCGGCGACCGTCTCTTCGACCGGGTACTCGACGCGCTTCAGTTGCACCTCGTCGCCGTCGATCACCGCGTACGACGCCAGCGGGTTGCCGTCGCGCCCGATCCCGACGCTGCCGGGGTTCACGACCAGCGTCGCGCCCACCCGAAGGGTGTACGGGATGTGGGTGTGGCCCGCGAGCAGGTAATCGACCTTCAGCCCCGCGAGCCGGGGCTTCCAGAACGCCGCGTCGGGCGGCGCGTACTCGTCCATCGGGTCGCGCGGGGTCGCGTGGACCATCAGGAACCGCTTGCCGTTTAATGTGAACATCCGCGACGTGGGCAGCTCGGCCAGGTACCGCCGCTGCACGGGCGAGAGGGCCGCGACCGAGAGCGGGCGGGTGACGGCGGTGAGGAACCGGAACCCGCCGGCGCCCTGGATCTCCACGTTCTGCGCCGCCCCGTGGTCGTGGTTCCCGCGGACGCAGTGGGCGGCGTGGCGGCGCACCCAGTCCACGCACCACGCCGGTTCGGGGCCGTAATCGACCAAATCGCCGACGCACAGGCACAGGTCGAACGGCTCGCGAACGGCTTCCAGCGCGGCCCGGTTCCCGTGAATGTCCGCGATCACCAGCACGCGCATGCGATCGGCCTCCCTGTCGCGAATTCTAGGGCACGAATCCGGAGCGGGAAGCGAAGGGCGGAACAGCCGCGAAGCCGGAAGTCAAAAGTCGGATCGGTTGCAAAATCGCAAAAGAACAGAAGCAAAAACAAGAAAGAACGCGGTGCGTGACCCGGCGGCCCCGGTCGCAACGCAATCACATCGGGCTCGGGCTGCGCGCGTGCGGCCCGAGTGGCGACGGTTCCGGACGGAATCCAGTAGTTTCAAGTTCGTCAAGTGTGTGCGCCACCCGCCCGCCGACGCCGGCGGTTCGACCGTGGCTTGTCGAACCGCTGCGTCAGCAGGCGGGTGTAACCTCGACGTGTTCCGATCGGACGGCCGATTGCCAAAGCCGCGCGAACTTGAAACTACTGGAATCAATCTGGTGCCCCGTGGGATAACCGGCGGGCCGCTGCCGTTCGCCGGTCCGGGAGTGTGGACGCGAGGGGGCGGCTGAACTGCGGCCCGGCGCCCCGCCATCAGAACCACTACGCCAGGAGCTTTTCGACCACCACGCCGTGCACGTCGGTGAGCCGGAAGTCGCGCCCCTGGAGCCGGTACGTCAGCTTCTCGTGGTCGAGCCCCAGCAGGTGCAGGAGCGTCGCGTTCAGGTCGTGAACGTGGACGCGGTCGTCGGTCGCGTTGAACCCGAGGTCGTCGGACGCGCCGAGCACCAACCCGGGCTTCACCCCGCCGCCCGCGAGCCACACCGAGTAGCAGTTCGGGTGGTGGTCGCGCCCGTCGTTGCCGCCCTGAACCATCGGGGTGCGCCCGAACTCGCCGCCCCAAACCACCAGCGTGTCTTTCAAGAGCCCGCGCTGCTTCAGGTCCTTAATGAGCGCCGCGCACGCCTTATCGGTTTTGCCGCATTCCGCTTTCAGACCGTTGGTGAGGCCGCCGTGGTGGTCCCACGCCTCGTGGAACAGTTGCACGAAGCGAACCCCGCGCTCGACGAGCCGGCGCGCGAGCAGGCAGTTGTTGGCGAAGCTCGGCTTTCCGGGCTCGGCGCCGTACATCGCGAGCGTCTCCTTCGTCTCCTTGCTCAGGTCCATGAGTTCGGGCGCGCTCGACTGCATCCGGCCCGCCATCTCGTAGGCCGAGATGCGCGCGGCGATCTCGGGATCGCCCACCACGTCCAGGCGCCGCTTGTTGAGCGCGTTGAGGGCGTCGAGCGAGTCCCGCTGGAGCCCCGGGTCGATGCCGGCGGGGTTGCCGAGGAACAGCACGGGGTCGCCGGCGGAGCGGAACAGCGTGCCCGCGTGGCTGGACGGCAGGAACCCGCTGCCCCAGCACGAGTTCCCGCCGCTCGGCCCCTTGCTGCCGCTCGAAAACACGACGAACCCGGGCAGGTCCTTCGACTCGCTCCCGAGGCCGTAGCTGACCCACGCGCCGGCGCTCGGGCGGCCGAACTGCTGGTGCCCGGTCAGGGCCAGGATCTGCGCCGGGGCGTGGTTGAACGCGTCCGTGTGCATCGACTTCACGACGGCGATGTCGTCCACAACGGCGCCGAGGTGCGGGAGCAGTTCGCCGAGTTCGGTGCCGCTCTGACCGAACTTCTTGAACTTGAACTTCGGGCCGAGCAGCTTGGAGTTGGGGTTGATGAACGCGGCCCGGTAGTTCTTGAGCAGCTCCGGGGGCGGGAGGGTGCCGTCGAACTTCGCGAGCTGCGGCTTGTTGTCGAACAGCTCCAAGTGGCTGGGCGCGCCGCCCATGAACAGGTAAATGACGCGCTTCGCCTTCGGCTCGTGGTGCGTCTTGAGCGCGCGGGGGGCATCGGCCCCCCGCGCCTCGTGGCGCGCGAGGTCCGCGAGCGCCATCGCGCCCAACCCGACGCCGCACTCGCGCAGGAACCACCGGCGGTTGAGAAGTTGCTGTCGTTCGGCGGGAGAGAAGGGGAGCATCTCAGGTCGTCTCCGATGGCGGATCGGCCGGCAAGTTGCGGTGCCACGCACCGGGCCGGCGCGACGAGTGAATCACCGCGACCACGAGCACGTCTTCGCCGCGCACTTGGTAAATGACGCGCCGCTGGAACCGCTCGATAAAATACTCTCGGAACTCTCGGCCGGTCGGAGCGTCTTCTGCGGGCGGGAACTGTCGCGGTGCGTCGCTGATGGCGCGAATCGCGCTACGCACCGCTTCGTTAAACGCGGTGCCGTACCGGCCCGGTTGCTGGTCGTACCACAGCGCGATTGCCATCGTATCCGCCTGGGCCGCGGGCGAGACAACGGCGCTCATGTGTTTCTCGCCTCGTCCAGTGCTTTGCGCACATTGGCGAACATTTCCTCGGGCGTAATGGGTTTGACTCGCCCGCTCTCGATGTCCTCGATGCGGCGCAAAAGCTCCGCCCGCAGTGCGTCTTCCGACTCGTACACGCCCGGCGGCGGGGCGACGCTGTCCATCAGCCGCCGCGCAATCACCTCGCGCTCGGGCGCGGAGAGCTTCAGCGCCCGGTCGAGTACGTCGCGTGCCTCGGGGGTGGCCGGTGTCGCAGTCGTGTTCATGACGTTTCCTCCGTGCCAGCGCTCGCGCCGATTGTACCACATCACCCGAGTCCCGTGACAGCATACGGCCGCCAACTCGTACCGCATGCGGTATGAGGGCGTGTTTCCGCGGTCCTTAATCGGGCCGGACCGAACGGGTGCTTGTGTAAGCGAAGCCGGTGCAACGTGAGTTCCGAACCGCTGCACGCAGACGTGGGGCGGGGCGTATTCGGGTTCTTGGGGCTTCAGGTCAAAAGTCCAAAAGTCCCAAATCCAGCAACAACAATGGCTTGTGGCTTTATGACTTGCTGGTCTGACGATTTTTGACTCGAAGCCCTTATTCATCATGCGGCTGGTGGTGCCTGTTTCCGTGGCACAGACCAAAACCGACCTCATACATGAACCCGCCTGCGGTGTCGCGTTCTTGACGAGCCGCGACCGCCCGGGAGCGGGGTACGTGGCACCGCTCCCGGGCGGTCGCGGCTCGTCAAGAACGCGGCAATATTACCGGGTACGTGTATCAGGCAACCGGACCGTGAATGAGGTGCCAAAGGCGAACTGCGCCGCCGGACGGTCCGGCGACGCGGCGGCACTCGCCCACCGAACTTATTGCCGGCCCTGGCTGCCGAACAGACCCATCGAGAAGCTGAACAGTTGGCGGTGGTCGTACGGCCCCTTCACCACCGGGAACGCGAGGTCGAACGCCAGCGGGAGCGGCCCCAGCGCCGGCACCGACAGCCGGATGCCCGTACCCACCGACACCCGGTAGTCCTTGATGTCGAACTTGCTCTCCACCGTCCCGTGGTCCACGAACGCGACCCAGAACATCTTCTCGCTCGGCAGAATCGGGATCTGGTACTCGATCGAGTTGAGCAGCGAGAACGTGCCGCCGACCGCCAGCGTGTTCTCGTACGGCCCGACCCCGCGGAAGCTGAACCCGCGGAAGCTCCGGATGCCGCCGGCGTAGAACCGCTCGAACACCGGGGCGTTGGTGCCCGCGACCGCCACCTGGGTGCGGAACCCGAGCACGTGGCGCTGGCTCCCGTCCTCGCGGGCCAGGTACTTGGTGGAGAAGAACTGGGTGAACTCGGCCGTCCCGACCGGGAACGTGTAGTCCCCGAGCACCTGCTCGAACCCGGCGTCGAACATGCTCCCCTTCGTCGGGTAGATGTACGAGTCGCGGGTGTCGCGGGTGATCCCGGCCCGCAGCCCGAGCAGGAAGTGGTTCCCCGCGTCCTTGGCGATCGACCACGGGGCGTACGCGGGCACGTCGCGCACGTTCACCCCCTCGACGCGGGTGCTGGCCGACGCGGTCCAGATCGAGTCCAGCCGCCGGTCGATGGTGACGCGCCCGCCGTACCGGTCCTCGTTGTACTCCGCGAACGAGCGGTTGTAGAAGTACGCCGCGGTGGTCAGCCCGAACGGGGTGTCGAACAGGTACGGCTCCCGGAACGTCGCCGAGTACCGCTGGAACGTGGTGCCCGGCGCGGCCTCGAGGCGCAGCTCCTGGCCGGCCCCGCGGAACGCCCGGCCGTACCGGAAGTCGTCCCAGCTCGTCGGGATGCGGGTGATGTCGAAGTTGCGCTCGTTGAGCGAGATGTTACCCGTCAGCCCGGCGTCCGAGTTCACGCTGCCGCCGAAGATGACCTGCCCGGTGCGGGTCTCCTTCACCCGCACGTCAATGTCCTTGAACGAGGTGTCCAGCTCGTTCGGCACGTCCCGGACCGTCGGCGGCTCCTCCATATCGAAGAGGCCGAGGCGCGAGAGGCGCATCTGGGCCTCCTCGAGCTTCGGGTACTCGAGGATCTGTCCCGGCCGCAGGTCGAGCTGGTTCAAGATGACGCGGTCGCGGGTGATGTCGTTGCCCTGGATTCTGATGCGCCCGACCCGGTCCGGCACCCCGCGGTCGTTGCCCACGACGTACTGCACCTGGACGACGCCGGGCTCGACCTCGTACCACTGCTCATCGATGGGCACGTTGTGCCCGCGGCTGCCGTAATACTCGCGGAGCCGCGTTTGGTCGCGCTGGGCGATGCGGCGGTCGTACCGGTCCCCGGGCTTCAGCTCGGTGACCGCCATGAGCTTGTCGGTCTCGAACGACTTGTTGCCGGTGATGATCTTGTCGGAGACGCGGTACTGCTGGCCCTCGACGATGTGGTACACGATGGTGACGCGGCTCTGGTCGGCCGAGCGGCGCACCTCGGGCTCGATCTTGACCGCGAGGTAGCCGAGCGCCTGGTAGTACTCGGTGAGCGCCTTGCGGTCCATCTCGATCGTCATCGGGTTGAACTTGCCGCCGATCGCGCCCGCGAACGCCGTCTTCGTGGTGATCTGGGTCTTGAGCCGCCCGGTGATCGCGCCGACGTTGCCGACGAACTCGACGCCCGCCACCTTCACGACCGGCCCTTCGACGATGTTGTACACGACGCGGCTGTCGGTCGGTTTGTTCCCCTCGACCAGTTCGACGGTCGCGTGGTACCGCCCGTCGTCCTGGTAGCGGCGCAGGATCGCGGCGCGGCCGACCTCGTTGGCCATCGGGTTCATGGCGTCGCCCTTGCGCAGCCCGGTGAGCGTGCGCAGGTCGCCGTCGCTGAGGTGCTGCGCCCCGTGGTACACGATCTCCTGGACCGTGTTGCCCAGTTCGGTGACGACGAACGTGACCGTCACCCGGCCGTCGGCTTCGTTGGTGGTGAGCACGCGGACGCCGTCGGCCGTGAACCAGCGCGTGCTCTGGAGCCGGCGCACGTCCTCTTGAACGAGCGCCTGGTCGTAGGGCTTGCCGGCGCGGCTGTGGACCATGTTGAGGATCTGGGCGGACGAGCGGAGGCGGCTTCCGGCGGTTTGGACCTCGGCAATCGTTTTCCCCTGCGGGTTGTCGGCCGCGGTCAGCCACCCGCGCGAGCCCGCGAGCAGCGCGAGCGCGAACACGGCGGCTACGAGCCACGGACGGAGACGACGACAGGCGGGCATCGGATTCCCCTGAGGGCCTCGGACAGCGGCGGAGCGGTATCGGTGGCGCGAGACGGGCCAATACGCCGGGGAGAAATTTGTGTCAAGATCGCGGCGCGCGGTGCCGAAAGGTGCGAGCCGGAAAAGAACGGTTCACCTCAATGGCACGCAGAGCACGAGGGGGACACAGAGAAGGCAAAAGAACGAAGAGCAAAATGGGAACGTGGGGCAGGAAGGAAAAACCAGTAGGGGCACGTATCCGCACTTTCGGTCGCGCGCTGTGTCTTTTCCAGCTTTCTCGGCTTCGCCTCTGGTTTCCCGTTTTGTTTGCGCCCCGTCGCATGATTGATTTCGTGCTGAGCGGTTCTCTCCGACATGGTTCGTGAGGCGATCGCGCGAGGCCTGCGGGCGACTTCGGAGGCGGTTCCGTCACGAAACTGAGGGCTTTGGGCCAGAAGTGTCAGGTCCGCAAGTCGTAAAGCTACGGGCCATTATTACTACTGGATTTGTGACTTTAAGACTTTTGGCCCAAAGCCCCAAAAGCGACCGCCACTGAATCTCTTCTCGCGCACCGCCACGCCAGAAAAGTGATCCATATGGTACAAGTGTGACGCGCCGATGTACTACAATTTGGTCGCGAGCCCGGCTCTCCCGTCCGTTCACACTGCACCATTTATGTTCGCTATCCCTGAAGCACTTTACAAACTCGCACCGGTCACACTGCCGAGCCGCCGCTCCGAGCGGTTCAACGGGGCCGGCTACGAGGTTCCGCTGTCCCGGTTCGCGCCCGCCGATCGGGAGATCCTCGGTCGCGTGTACCAGAGCGTCAACGGGCTGCCGCAGCTTTGGCACCCGATGCGGCATGACGCGGATTACTCGGTTCTGGAAGCGTACATCCGCCGGGTCGGCGGCGGCGGCGCGTTGCTGGCCGAAGTGGGCCACCTCGGGGAGGCGACACTGGCCGCCGGCGCGTCTGATCCCGCAATCCGCAAGGCGGTTCACGACATCCGCGGGGGCGGGCTCACCCTACTGCTCGGCACGGCCGACCTGCTCGACATCATGCCCGGGAACCGGAACGTCGTCCGCAAGTGCGTGGACGCCGCCCGGGATCACGCCAAGATTATGCGCAACCTGCTTCCGGACATCGACCCGGTGGTGCGGGCGGCGGACGAGGCCACGAAGGCGCACACGATCGATCACTTCACGTCCAAATGGGACGGCATGGCGACGCGCGGCCAGACCGGGCCGGTGTTGGTAAGCATGCGGTGCTTGTTCACCGGGGCCATCTCGGCCCGGTGTCTGGAGACCTCCTCAATCGACCGCGTCGTTTACAACTACGTGAACAACGCAGTACGGTTCGCGGCCGGCGGGGCCGTCACGGTGTGGATCTTCCCGGTAACGTCCGGGCTCACCCGGTGGGTGGTGCAGAACGCCATCGGCGCCGACCAGGAGGCGTTCCTGGCCGAGCGAGTGGGGGACCTGGGGCGGTTGTTCGCGGGCGGGATCACCCGCGGCGGCACCGGGGTGGGACTGGCCAACTGCGCCGAGATCGTGGCCGACTGCTTCGGGCTGGCCTCCCCGGCCGAGGCCGTATCCCGCGGGTATTTGGGTGCGGCAACGAGGGCGGGCGACTACTTCACCTGGTTCCACTGGCCGGCCTACACGCCGGGCGCGGTTCACACCGCCATGGCGGTGTGAACTCGGGCTCTGAAGTGCGGCGTCGTGATTCGCTCATCACCGGACCGCGCGGGGTGGTAACAAAAAAGCGGGCCGCCTCACTGAGGCGACCCGCTTGGCTCTGAGAACTCATACACGTACCCGGTAATACTGCCGCGTTCTTGACGAGCCGCGACCGCCAGGGAGCGGTGCCACGTACACCGCTCCCTGGCGGTCGCGGCTCGTCAAGAACGCGACACCGCAGGTGGGTTCACGTATCAGGCGCCACAACTCGAACAGGACGCGGCGTCCGACTTCCAGCCCTTCTCGGTCTCGGCCGAGTTCTTGGTCAGGTGGACGTGATCCTCGTGGACCCGGCCGACCCACGCGGTCGGCACGAAGTGGTGCTGACCGTCCGGGCTGTCGCTCCGGGTCAACTTGATGGCGTTCCCTTCAAGGTGATCGACGACGCCGACCTTCTTGCCGCAGGAGGCGTACACCTCCATGTGCTCCTTGATCCCGGCCACGCCCTGGTTCTCACCCTTGTCGGCGCACCCGAACTTGGCCTTCTCCTTCACGTAGGCCGCCGTCTCGGACGCGCATTCGGCGATCTTGTGCCCGACGTTCTTCGCCGCATCGACCACCGTTTGGCCGGCGTCGGTCACTTTGTCTTTGATGTTCGACATGATCGTTCTCCTCAGTTTCAGTTGGGGGAGGCTATGTGAAGCGCCCGGTGCGGGCGGTAAGAGGGTGACTCGCCCGCACGCGGGCGGACCGGTGTTACGCGGCTCACGTGCCGCTCTTGTCCTTCAGCTTCTGGCCGGCGTCTTTTGCCGCCTGGCCCGCCGACTTGACCGCGTCGGCGGTCTTTTCGGCCACCACCTCGGCCCCGTCCTGAATCTTTTCCCCGGTCTTCTTGGCCGCGTCCTTCACGGCTTCACCGGCGGTTTGGATCTTTTCCTTGATGGTGTCCGCCATTTGCTCGTCTCCTGGTTTGGCCGGGCTACCCGGTCGGCTTGGCGAAGCTGTTATTTGCAACCGCCGTGCCGATCACCCGTGCCGTGCCGCGTGGTCCACCGGCTCATTAACGGGCAAAGCCGCGGGCGATCGCCCGCGGCTTGATCTTGTCCGCCGAGGGCGGCTCAATCCTCCTCCGCCCCTCGACCTTCGCGACGCACGTCTTTCACAGGCTCTTGCCCCTTGTCGCGGGTCGTGCTGGCCGTTGGCGCGCCCGAGCCGTCCGGTGCGGCTGTGCCCACGGGTTCACCTTTCATGTCCTCGTCTTCACGCTTGCGGTCTTCGTCGCCGCGTTTGGTGCGCTCGGCCATACCTGTCTCCTGTGATGTAAAACCAGGAAGGGTGGTGCGCGACTCAGCCGGCGTCTTCGCCGTGGCGCGTGCCGCCGTCGTTCTTGGGGCCGGGCTGTTGCCGGGCGTGCTCGCCCGTTCCGGTGAAGTCACCGAGCCGCCGCTTCGGGTCTTCCTCCTGGAAGCCCTCCCCTTGATCGGCGACGGCGCCCGGCACGTCGTCGTCTTGTGGCCTGAAGGCCGTGCCTGATTGCGGGCGGTTGCCGGCCGGAACGGGACCTGTGCTATGGTTTTTCTTGCTCATGGCGCGTCTCCACGATGCGGGCGAATGGCGAACGTGGAGCCGCAAGTGGTGTGCCAAGCGCCGTCGATCACCGGCTCAAAAGGAAATGGGCGACCACTCTATTCGATTTAGCTTGGCGATCGGGAAAAAATAGTTGTTTTAACGTGCGCAGCCGGTTGCACGCCTGCGTTTGCCACTTACAGCCACGTTGAAGAGGTCGGAGGGTGTGCCCGACCAGGCCATTCACGGTGCCGTCCGTAATTGTAAGGTGTTTCCAGGGAACGATTAGTGTGCTCTACGGACGGACGGGCTCATGATTCTTGGCGCCGTGTTCGAGCGATTCATGAACGAGAGCCCATTAAGCGTCATGTCCCGTGCCACGATCGAACACGCGCTGTCGGCTTCGGCTCTGGATGCGTTGTTCGCACGGGTGGCGGAGCGCGGGTACACTCGGGAGCTGTTGTTCTCCACGGTGGTGGAGCTGATGAGCGCGGTGGTGTGCGGTAAGGCGCACCATGTGCAATCGGCGTATCAGCAGATGGCGGACCGGATCCCGGTGTCCCTGAAGTCGGTGTACGAGAAGCTGCAACATCTTGAGCCGGCGGTGTCGGCCGCGTTGGTGCGGCACGTGGCGGATCGGTGCCACGAGCTGATCCAGCAGTTGGGTGGGGAGCGCTCGCCGGTGCTGTCCGGCCGGGCCGTTCGGGTTCTGGACGGGAATCACTTGGGGGCCACCCAGAAGCGGCTCCGGGTGACCCGCGGGCGCACCGCCGGACCGCTCCCGGGGCTGGTCCTTGCGGTTCTGGATCCGGCCCAGATGCGGATCACGGACCTGATCCCATGCGAGGACGGTCACACCCAGGAGCGGGCTCTTTTGGATCAGGTGGTGCCGCTGGTGCAACCGGACCAGGTGTGGGTCGCGGATCGGAACTTCTGCACCGCCGAGTTCGTGTCCCGGATCGATCAGCGGGGCGCGTTCTTCGCGATCCGCCGACACGGGAACACCACACTCGACCCGGCCGGGGAATGGACCCCGGACGTGCGCACCGCGACCGGGTGGGTGAGCGAGCGACCGGTGTGGGTGTGCGTGGGCGGTGAGCCGGTGCTGCGGGTACGGTGCGTGCGCGTGCGGTTGGATCATCCGACCGGAGACGGGGACGCGGAGATCGAGATCCTGACCAACCTGCCGGAGGACGAGGCGGACGCGGTGGTGGTGGCCGTCGTGTATCGGGGGCGGTGGGCCATCGAAGGCGCGTTCCACGAGCTGACCGTGGCGCTGCGGTGCGAGGTGAACACGCTCGGGTATCCGAAGGCGGCCCTGTTCGGGTTCGCGGTGGCGGTGGTGGGGTACAACGTGCTCGCGGTGCTCAAGGCCGCAATGCGAGCGGTACACGGAGCGGACACGGTGCAGAAGGATGTATCCGGGTACTACGTGGCCTTGGAATGGGCCACCGTGTACCCGGGCATGATGATCGCCCTCCCTCCGGCCGAGTGGGTCGTGTTCGGTACCCTCTCGGCCGACCAACTGGCCCCGCAGCTTCGGGACTGGGCCGCGAAGATCAACCTGAAGAAGGTCCAGAAGGCACCGCCTCGTAAACCGACGAAACAGAAGCCCCCGCGCATCAACGACAATAGCCCGCATGTCTCGACCGCCCGGTTACTCGAAGACGAACGGAAGAGCAGCCGGACAAAAATTAAGGCACGTAAACAAGAGTAGCCCACCGTGAATGGCCTGGGTGTGCCCGACTGGCGGTTCCGAC belongs to Gemmata obscuriglobus and includes:
- a CDS encoding IS4 family transposase, producing MILGAVFERFMNESPLSVMSRATIEHALSASALDALFARVAERGYTRELLFSTVVELMSAVVCGKAHHVQSAYQQMADRIPVSLKSVYEKLQHLEPAVSAALVRHVADRCHELIQQLGGERSPVLSGRAVRVLDGNHLGATQKRLRVTRGRTAGPLPGLVLAVLDPAQMRITDLIPCEDGHTQERALLDQVVPLVQPDQVWVADRNFCTAEFVSRIDQRGAFFAIRRHGNTTLDPAGEWTPDVRTATGWVSERPVWVCVGGEPVLRVRCVRVRLDHPTGDGDAEIEILTNLPEDEADAVVVAVVYRGRWAIEGAFHELTVALRCEVNTLGYPKAALFGFAVAVVGYNVLAVLKAAMRAVHGADTVQKDVSGYYVALEWATVYPGMMIALPPAEWVVFGTLSADQLAPQLRDWAAKINLKKVQKAPPRKPTKQKPPRINDNSPHVSTARLLEDERKSSRTKIKARKQE